The Duganella sp. BuS-21 sequence GGCCATCGGCGGCGGCTACGATCTGGTGGTCGTACAATTGGACAGCACCGGCCACTCGCTCGATCTGAGCAGCTACCTGAGCGGCGGCGGCAAACTCATTTACGGCAACTGGATGAGCACCGACGACGCCACCGTGGGCGTGACCCAAGGCAGCGTCAATCAGTACGGTATGCAAATCACATCGGCAGCCCTGTCCGCCGGCCTGAGCAGCGCTACGCAAGCGCTGACCAATCCTACCTATGGCATCTTCTCACGCGAGCTCGACGGCGCAGTGAGCCTGGCCACGCTGGGCTCCTATTCCGGCATCCTGCAAACCTATAACGACCAGATCATCGTCAACGGCTTCCTCGGCGAAACCATGGCGCTCACCACCGACGAAGTTCGCCTCTATCAAAACGAAGTCACCCTGCTGATGGCGCCGGTACCTGAGCCCAGCACCTACGCCATGCTGGGCGCGGGCTTGGTCCTGCTGGGCGTCGCCGCCCGCCGCAAACGCTCCGCATAGTCGGCCACCGCCTCGGGTGCCGTTGCGCATCCGGGGCGTTCAGATATTGATATGCTGCTCGATCACCGCATCGAGTGCGCGCACATCGTCTTCATCATCGAGTTGCTGGAAGTCTTGCGCAATGGCCGACAACTTGCTGCGCAAGAAAATCTCCTCGGCCACCGGACTGGCAACCTCAGCGCGCCGCATCATTCCCTCCCGCAGCTTCAGCGTCGTAGGAAACACCTGGACCGACCAGGCGCCCAGCCGCACGCCGGCGTACAGCAGACGCGCCTGTTTCAGCTTGCAGCCGCCGGCAAGACAGGCATAGTAGAACATGCGGTCGGCCTCATGCCGGATCACGGTCGGGTCATCACACGCGACGTCATGCACAATGGATGCGCGCCGGTAATCATCGGTGTAGGGACTGCCGACGGTCGACCACAAAAATTCCGGAATGCTGGCGCCGTTGACGATGGAACCGGCCGGCGCAGACCACAGCTTGCCGCCGGGGTCCTTGAACCAGAAATCTTCCAGCAACAGCATGTCGCGGTCCTTGCCGGCCGCGTTGATCAGCCACTCCGTCTTCGGGTTGCCTGAGAAAAAACCATGCGCCATGGAGGTCTCCCCTATATCAAATTGAACTATCGCGTGCGTGCCTGGTACTGGCTTGACCTGTCAGGCGCCGCAATTGATCTTCCACGGGACGCCGAAGCGATCAATCACAATTGCGTAACAAGGCGACCAGAATGTTTTCTGCGGCGCGAGCACAACCTGTCCGCCGGTTTGCAGCGCGTTGAAGAACAACCTGACCTTGTCCTCCGAATCAACGCCCATCAGAACGTAGAAACCTGCCGGCTTCGCATACCTGCCGGAGTCGACATCGGCACCAGCCAGTTCGACACCGTCTATGCAGATATTTGCATGAACAATTTTCTCCGAGTCCGACTCGGACTTCGCCGGAACCGGCGAGTCCCTCACCTTCAACATCGTCCCGATGCGTCCACCGAGATGTTCAGCGTAGAAGCGGAAAGCCTCCTCGCATTGTCCGTCGAAATCGATATGGAATGACATGCTCATATCAGGTAGCTCCCTTTAGCGAATAGCGTCAACATCGAAACGTTTTACCCATGCAAGGCCCGATCCACTCATCACCTCCGTGCCTAGTTCAACATCAGCATAATAAAACTGGGGCGGCAAGATTTTCTGTTCAACCGCAAAATGGGTCAATTTTACAACATCGAATGAGCCCTCCAAGGAGGATGCCTTTGCCCGGAAGTTGTCAGCCAAACAGAGGTGGCGACTGGCGACGCTATGTCGGCCGTTGGTGACTATCGCCAGCTCGTGCAATATCCGCAAACTGCGCAAGCCCGCATGACTCACCGGAAGCGGCGATGGCGCCTGTGGAGGCGGAGCCCATGGACAAGTACCCTGCTTGTCAACTCCTTGCTCGCCTGGCTACACTTCAAAACGCAAAAAGCCCAACCGGTGAAGGCTGGGCTTTTATATATTCTGGCTCCCCGACCTGGACTCGAACCAGGGACCTGCGGATTAACAGTCCGTCGCTCTACCAACTGAGCTATCAGGGAAAAGAGGCCGTACTATATACGGCCTGCTTTCAGCTGTCTAGGCTGAACGACGATTTTTTAGAAACCGCCGCGGAATTGCACGCCAAACTGGCGCGGTTCGTTGACGAAGCCGGTCAGGTTGTTGAAGTCGATACCACCGATGAGACGCTCGGTGTTGGTGATGTTACGCGCATAGCCGGCCACTTCGTACTTGCCGCCATCCCAGTTGTAACCCACGCGCAGACCACCTTCCACCAGGTTCTTGCCGGTGAATTCCTTCGACTCGTACAGGAAGAAGTTGATCTTGCTGCGGTACGACCAGTCGGTCAGCACGAACAGGTTGCCTTCGGCCAGCGGCCAGTTGTAGCGCGCGCTGGCGTTGACGATGTACTTGGCAGCCTGCGGCAGTGGGTTGCCGTTGATCGAGACCAGGCCGTTGGCGCCAATCGGATCGGTGATCGTGCACTGCGCGCATTTCGCCACGTACAGGCTCGGATCCTTGATCTCGGTGAAGTTGTACGAACCGCTCAGGCTGACCTTGAAGTCCGGGGTCAGGAAACCTTCGATCTCGCCTTCGACACCGCGACCGGCGGTCTTGGCGGCGTTGATCAGCTTGGTGACGTTGGAGTTGCCGCCGACCACGGTCAGCTGCTGGTTCTTGACGTCGTAGTTGAACACGCTCAGCGACGCGCGGGCGCGGCGGTTGAACAGGTCGGCCTTGACGCCGGCTTCAAACGAGGTGATGGTTTCCGCATCGGCCACAGTAATCGGCACCGACGCCGACGCAGCGGCGATCGACGGCGCGCGGAAGCCGGTCGCTACGCGACCGTAGGCGCTGACGTCCTTGTTGATCTTGTAGGTGCCGCTCAGGTCCCAGTTCGCCTTGTTCTTGCTGACGTCCACCGACTTCGGACCGATCTGGGTCACGTTCCACGATTCGACGGTGCGGAAGTCTTTTTCGTCGTGGGTGTAACGTACGCCGCCGCGCACCGTGAATTCGCTCGACACGTCATAGGTCACCGAACCGAAGGCCGCGTAGGCGGTGTTGTTCTGGTGGCTCATCAGATGCGAGGTCTGCAGCTGGGTGGTGCTGTCGAAGTTGTCGCTGGCGCCGTCGCCGCTTTCCTTGAAGTAGTACACGCCGGCCTGCCAGTTCAGCGGACCTGCGTTCTTCGATTCAACGCGGAATTCCTGGCTGTACTGCTTCAGCTCGGGAACGCTGCCGGCGGTTTGCACCTGGAAGGGAATGAAGCCGGGACCGGTCGGCGTGCCGCCGTCGATGTCGCCACGGGTGTAGTAGTTGTCGATGGCTTCGTAGCCGGTGATCGAGAACAGCTTGACCGCACCCAGGTCCCAGCTCAGGCGCGCACCGGCGCCGTTGGTGCGCAGGTTCTGGAAGTTCAGGCCGTTGGTGTTGATCTTGGTGAAGTCGTAGCCGTCAGCCAGATCATTGGTGCCCTTCTTGATGGCGTTGGCGCGGAACAGGCGCGCGCTGCCGTCGGTCGAGCGCGCGTGCACGTTGAACAGCGCGTTGAAGGTGGTGCTCGGCTTGTACAGGAATTGCACGCGCTCGGCGTGTTCGTTGTAGCCTTCCAGCGCATCGGTCTGCTTGGTGAAGGTGTTGTCGACGAAGTCGTCGCGGTGCTGGCGCAGGGTCGCCACGCGCATTGCCCACTCGCTCGACAGCGGCACGTTGACGGCCGCTTCCAGGTTGGTGGTGTTGTGGCTGGCCCACGACAGGCTGTAGTAGCCTTCCATCTTTTCCAGGCTCGGCTTGGCCGATTCAAACTTGACCACGCCGGCCGGGGTGTTGCGGCCGAACAGGGTGCCTTGCGGGCCGCGCAGCACTTCCACACCGGCCACGTCGAAGACCGGGAAGCCTTTCAGGATGCCGTTTTCTTGCACTACGTCGTCATAGATCAGCGACACGGGCTGCGAAGCGAAGGTCGAGAAGTCGGTGTTGCCGTAGCCGCGGATGTAGAAGCGCGGGAAGGTACGGCCGTTCGACGATTCCACGTTCAGCGAAGGCACTTTGCCCGCCAGGAAACGGATGTCCTGGCCGCCGGACAGCAGCACGTCCAGTTTCTCGTTATTGAGCATGGTCACGGAGACCGGCACATCCTTGATGTTTTCCGCGCGGCGCTGGGCCGTCACGGTCACGGTTTCCAGCTGCGGTTCGGTGGCGGTTTGCGCCAGGGCGGTACCGATAGGCATCACGGCGCCCAGCGCCAGCAGGCGCTTGTGCATCTTCGACAGTTTGATCATTCAATTTCCCGATTTAAATGTAGTGCAAAGAGTTAGAAACAGTTGTCTCCTGCTTTCTCTTTTATTGTCACCACCCGCTCATCTGTCGTGACCGTGGTAGCGCGTGGCGGCCGGTTGGCGCACGCGGTAGCTAGCAATATTGCACCGACTTTTTTGAAAGGCGATATTCTCATTGATTGATACCATGTATTGCAAGCTGAATATAAGCCAAACTACATTAACGGTTGGAAATTCGGCTAAGCATATGTAAGAACTGAATAATCAGTGGCTTAGGCGCGCCGCGCCGCCAGTCGAAGCACCATGGCGGCAAGCGCATCGGGAAGACATCGGGCACAGGAGGGACGTGGCAATTGTAGGAAAATTGCCACAAATGCAGCACGGCCAGCGCGAGGCTGGCCGTGTGGGGAGGAGGGAAAGCCGGCCTTACATGCCTAGCGATTTCAGCAGTGCATCGGAGTCGCTATCGTCGGACGAGACACTGGACGAACCGCCGCCACCGGCGCGGTGGGCGTCGCGCTGCTGCTCGTCGAGCAGGGCGTCCGGATCGTCGATTTCGCTGGCGTCGAAGTCATGCAGGCGGATGAACTCGGTGCGGTCGATGGCCAGTTCCAGGTAAAACACATTGCTGGTTTCGGTGTAGAAGCTGACGCGGCGCATTTCCGGGCGGTCCAGCGGCGTATCGACGCTCAGCACGATCTGCTTGTTCAGCACCAGCATCTTCGGCTGGTTCTGGGTGATGTTGGTTTGCAGCTCGCGGCGGATCTTGCCGGTGAAGTCGCCGACGATCTGGTTCATCAGTTCGCCCAGGATGTTGGACACTTCGTCCGAGGTGTGCGAACTGGCCAGTTCCGACTTCGGCATGCCCATGTGCAGCATGTAGCGCTCGTAGATCTCCATCGCCGTCTCGGCGGCAAAGTTCAGCACCACCAGGCCGGTAAAGCCGCCGTCGAACAGCACGAAGCAGCCGATGTCCGGCTTCAGGCCGATCTTGGTGATACGCTGAACCATGCCCGAATAATGCACCTTGCTTTGCGTTGCCACGTTCAACACCCGGGTGACCGAGTTGCACAGACTCACCAACAAGTCTTCGGTGCCGTAGACAACCCCTTCGTTTTCGCTGCTCATAATTCCTACCTCTACTCGAATTCTAAAGATGAAAGCCTGTTTCCCCGGTCAAAATTCTTGCCCAAGAAATATGGTTCAGAATACCGAGTGGCAAGATTCCCGTCCATAGGATTTGCGTATTTGTGCGAGATTTTGGCGCAAAATGCGCATCCGTGCGTCCGGCCAGGGGCTTCCAAACGCCGCTGCGGAAGATAACCTGCTTGACGCCCCCGGCTGGAAAAGTGACAATCAAATGATTGCGCTATCCATTTAATAAAAAATTTGATGGTAATACCATCGAAACAGGCCGGAGACATGATGAATCAAACCCTACCCAACCCTACGGGCAAGCTTTCCCGTCTGGAAAAGATCGGCTATAGCCTGGGCGACCTCGCCGCCAACCTGATCTTCCAGACCCTGCTTACCTTCATCGCCTTTTTCTACACCGACGTCTACAAGATTCCGGCCAACGCGGCGGCCACCATCATCTTCATCGGCGGCCTGACGGGCGCCTGCTTCAATCCCATCATGGGCTTGATCGCCGACCGCACCGCCACCCGCTGGGGCAAGTTCCGCCCGTGGCTGCTATGGACCGCCGTCCCGTTCGGCCTGATCTCCATCCTCGCCTTCAGCACGCCGGACCTGGGCGACAATGGCAAGATCATCTACGCCACCCTGACCTACCTGGCGCTGCTGCTGATCTACTCGGCCAACAACCTGCCCTACTCGGCGCTGAGCGGCGTGCTGACCGGCAGCATGCAGGAGCGCAACAGCCTGTCGTCCTACCGCTTCGTCGCGGTGATGGTGGCCCAGTTGATTATCCAGGTGCTGCTGCTGCCGCTGGTGCTGATTCTCGGCGGCGGTGACAAGGTGGCCGGCTTCCGCAACACCATGATGCTGTTTGCCTTCGCCGGCACCATCTGCTTCCTGGTCGCCTTTGCCACCACCAGCGAGCGCATCGTGCCGACCGCCGAGCAGCGCTCCAGCATCGGCCAGGACTTGCTCGACCTGATGCGCAACAAGCCGTGGGTGGTGATGCTGCTGCTGACCATCATGGTGTTCATCACGCTGGCCCTCAAGGGTGGCCTGTACATTTACTATTTCAAGAACTACCTGAGTGAAGCGGCGTTGGCCGTGTTCCTCCAGGACATCGGCTTCATCGGCTTTATCGAGCACCTGAACGGCGCGCTCAACAGCATCGGCCTGACCAAGTTCCAGTGGCCGGAAGATCCCGCCACCTCGGCCTTCAGCCTGTTCAACGGCGCCGGCATCCTTTGCATGATCATCGGCATCGGCTTCTCGAAGTCGCTGGCCGACCGCTTCGGCAAGCGCGATGTGTATGGCGCGGCGCTGCTGGTGTCCACCTTGTTCATGCTGGTGTTCTACATGTTCTCGCCGTCGTCGATCGGCCTGGTGTTCGGCGCGCAAATCCTGCACGGCTTCTTCTACGGCATCACCATCCCGCTGCTGTGGGCCATGATCGCCGACGTCGCCGACTACTCGGAATGGAAAAACAACCGCCGCGCCACAGCGTTGCTGTTCTCGGCCATGATCTTCGGCCTCAAGGCCGGCCTCAGCATCGGCGGCGCGCTGGTTGCCGCGCTGCTGGCAGGCTATGGCTACGATGGCGCCCAAGCCGTGCAGCCGCAAACGGTGGCGGACGGCATCCGCATTTCGATCAGTCTGTATGCATCGCTGCCATTCCTGGTCGGCGTCGGCATCCTGTACTTCTACGACATCAACAAATCGGCCGAACGCACGATCGAACTGGATCTGCAAGCCCGCCGCGCTCAACCCACCGCATAAGGCCATATCATGTCCGAACAACTGACGCCAGCCGAACAACAAGCCCTGCTGCGCGCCATCTCGCAGCCGCTGGTTTCGCATATTTACACGGCCGATCCGTCGGCCCACGTCTTCAACGGCAAGCTCTACATCTATCCATCGCACGACATTGAAGCGGGCATTCCCTTCAACGACAACGGCGACCACTTCGGCATGGAGGATTACCACGTGCTGTCGATGGACAGCCCGGACGGCGCCGCCACCGACCACGGCGTCGCCCTGCACGTCAAGGACGTGCCCTGGGCGGAGCGCCAGATGTGGGCGCCGGATGCCGCCACCAAGGACGGCAAGTACTACCTGTACTTCCCGGCCAAGCGCGCCGACGGCATCTTCCAGATCGGCGTAGCCGTCGGCGAGCAGCCGCAAGGCCCATTCACGCCGGAACCGACCGCCATCGAGGGCAGCTATTCGATCGATCCGGCGGTGTTTGAAGACCAGGGCCAGCACTATATGTACTTCGGCGGCATCTGGGGCGGCCAGCTGCAGAAGTACCGCGACAACAGCTACGCCGCCGGCAACCAAGAGCCGGCCGACGACCAGCCGGCGCTGGGCGCCCGCGTGGCGCGTCTGACGCCGGACATGAAAGGCTTTGCCGAGGCGCCGCGCGAGGTGGTGATCCTGGACCAGAACGGCCAGCCGCTGACGGCCGGCGACCACGACCGCCGCTACTTCGAAGGCCCGTGGATGCACAAGTACCAGGGCAAGTACTACTTCTCCTACTCAACCGGCGACACCCACTTCCTGTGCTACGCGGTCGGCGACAATCCCTACGGCCCGTTCACCTATCAGGGCCAGATCCTGACGCCGGTGATCGGCTGGACCACCCACCACTCGATCGTGGAATTCGCAGGCCGCTGGTTCCTGTACTACCACGACAGCAGCCTGTCGCAAGGCATCACCCACCTGCGCTCGGTGAAGGTGACGGAATTGTTCTACGACGAAAACGGCCGCATCAAGACCATCGCCCCCTACGGCACGTAAGTAGATCCCGCAACATGCCTTGCCGCAGTTGCGGGATTTTTATGCCGGCGGCAGGTCCGGCGCGGGCGGCGCCACCCGCGGCATGCGCAGGGTGAAACAAGCGCCCTGTCCCGGCTCGCTGTCGACCCGCACGCTGCCATGCAAGGCGGTGGTCACCTGGTTGTACACCACGTGCAATCCCAAGCCGCTGCCGCCCTGCCCCAGCCGGGTGGTGAAGAATGGATCGAATACCCGCGCCAGGTTGGCCGGCGGGATGCCGACGCCGTCATCGCTGACACGCACCTCGATCCAGTCATCCTCCTGCAGCCGCGCCGTGATGCGGATCTGCCCCTGCATGCCGTCCGGAAAGGCGTGCACCAGCCCATTGGTGACCAGATTCAGCAGCGCTTGCTCCAACGGCCCCGGATAGCTATCCAGAACTATCCCGTCCGGCACATCGCAGCACACCTCATGGCCGCTCTTGCGTATCACATTGCCCAGGGTCGCCAGCGCCTCGCCAAAGGTCCGCTTCAAATCGAATTGCCGCCGGCGGGCGCTGGACTGGTCCACCGCCACCTGCTTGAAGCTGTCCACCAGCTCCGCTGCCCGTCCCAGGCAATGCAGCAGGATGTTGGAGCCCTGCATGATGCCGTCGATAAAGTCGAGCATGCGCTTGCGCGTCACGCCGGCTTCCAGCTCCTTGGCGATAGCCTCGGCGTTGCCTTTAAGCGTGCTGGCGGCCATCAGGCCGTTGCCGATCGGGGTATTGAGCTCATGCGCCACGCCCGCCACCAGCTTGCCCAGCGCCGACATTTTCTCGGCACGCAGCAATTCGCCCTGCATCGCGCTGACCTGGTCGAGCGCCGCCCGCAGCTCCGCATTGCTTTGCGCAAGCGCCTGGTTGGCGCTGGAGAGGCTGGCATTGCTGACGATCAGCCTCTGCTGCTGCTCGATGATCCTGAAATCCGCCTCGATGGAGCGCTTGATTTCCCATAGCAACTCGATATAACGCTGCTGGTACTGGCGCTTTTTGCTATCGAGCACGCAGATGGTGCCAAACACCTCGTCATCCGGCCACACCAGCGGCACACCGAGATAGGAAATCATGTCCAGCGCGACATCGGGATTGCTTGCCCAGCGTGCATCCTCCAGCGCATGCGGCACCTCCAGCAAGGAGCGGGTGGCCATCACCGTTTCGCAGTACAAGCCGGTGTTCAGGTTGGCTTTCTCACCTTCCTCATATGGATTGCCCGGCGTGTGACTGGCGACCAGCACCTCGATCTGCTGCGGCCACACGCGCATAATCAACCCGGCCGGCACATCTAAGATGCCCGCCATCACATCGGCAGTTTGCTGCCACTTGCGCAAAAATTCATCGGGAACGATATGCTGCTGGTCCATCTCGGCACCCTCCATGATGCAGAAGCACCAATGTTAGGCTTTTTTAGGCAACATTTGGGGAATAATATGGCTACAAAACAAAAAACCCAACCGGATTAGGGCTGGGTTCTTGGCATGCTACAAAATTCTGGCTCCCCGACCTGGACTCGAACCAGGGACCTGCGGATTAACAGTCCGTCGCTCTACCAACTGAGCTATCAGGGAATTGAGGCCGGAATTATAACGGCCCGATTCGCTTTTAGCTAGTATCGCGAGCGACTTTTTTATGCCGACTATTTGCGAGGGCCACGGAAAGAAAGCCAGTCAGTGATCATTGGCTTTATTTCAATTCTGACTCCCCGGCCTGGACTCGTACCAGGGAACTGCGGATTAACAGGTCGGCGATCCTGAAAAGTGTCAATCTATGGGCAGCGCAGCATGATGTCCGTTGCGGCTCTACTTGCGAAACTCGCCCTGCACCGCTTGCACCACATCCGAGTCCGAATCAACTGCCTCGATGTGTAACGTTTCAAACTCCGGCATCACACTCAGACGATCCGGGAAGTGGTCGTTCCCCCAGACCAGTACCAGAAAATTTTTGCCCGCTGCATTTATCAGTTCGTTGAACTTTACAAAGCGCGACAAGTTGACCATCGATAAAGACTTGCCGGTTTTCACCTCAATCACGACTCTGCTTCCGTCAGGTCTGCAAACCTCAAAATCAGGCTCATAACTTATCAGCGATTCCCCGCCCGGCACCTCCGGAATCTGAAGTCTCGACCCCATCAGCACTTCATACCCTGGCGGAAGCTGCTCCAGGCCTCGCAAGACTTGCTCCTCCGCCAGCGATCGCGGCGACCGCTGCAGAATGGATCGTTGCTCGCTCATTTCGACTCCTTGCATTTCCAATTTTCCGCACTAAGGGCAGCAACCAGTGCATCCAAGAATGCGCCCACGAAAGCGGCAATCAAACCAATTTGAGCCGACATGAGAGCCGGAGTTCCCGCCATCAAGAACGAGGCAAAAAAAACCGTCACCAGCGCCGGGACAAATTTGCCAATAAATCTGTCTTTCAGCGCCTCCCACCACCTCGCGGCAGTTGACATTTTCTCCCCACTCAAAATGTCGATATCAGAACCGTTTAGCGTCACCAGAATGGAGGCGCTTACCCGACGCAATTTCTGAGCTTGCGTGGACAGCTGCCTTGCTATTCGCACACATTGTGCACGGATTTGGGAAACCGACTTGGCGAAAATGTTAGCGACCAATGTATCCGTACCCAGCATGAAATACACGATGTTGGCCCGGTTAGATATTTGCTCCGCGCAAAGCGCACTCGTGGACACACTCACCAACGACGTCCCGCTCACGGCAAGTTACACTGCAATAGCAATAGGGGTTTTCAACGTCAGCGTTAGCGTTAGTTCACCATACACCTTATTGTTCTCCCTTGTCAGACAGATTTCGACATGTAAAGCCGTGCGGATAGGCCAGCGGCGATGAGCCAGCATAAACTAACGGCAAATGTAAATTGAAAGCCCAGACAAGGACTCCAAAGGGCGAAATTAGCTACACAGGGAACATAACATCTTACTCATCTGCAAAAAAACACACATTGTCACGAGTGAGAAGACATTGATGAGGGCCATGCCCCAATGCAAAAAGCCCAACCGTGAAGGCTGGGCTTTTCTGTGTTCTGGCTCCCCGACCTGGACTCGAACCAGGGACCTGCGGATTAACAGTCCGTCGCTCTACCAACTGAGCTATCAGGGATTAGAGGCAACATTTTATACTGTTTCTTTCGTACCGGCAAGATACGATTTACTGCGGTATTTCATGCTGCCTTTCGTATCAAGCTTTGCAGCTCAACGCGAAGAAACAAGATTTTAGAGCACTTCGGCGATGGCGTCAATAACGATATCGATATTACGCGAGTTCAACGCGGCCACGCAGATGCGGCCGGTGTCGACGGCATAGATCGATTTCGCGCGCAGCTGCTCCACTTGCGCCTTGCTCAGGCCCGAGTACGAGAACATGCCGACCTGGTCGCGCACGAAGGCGAAATCATGGCCCTTGGCTTGCAGCTTGACCACGAAGTCTTCGCGCATGGCCTTGATGCGCACGCGCATCGCCGCCAGTTCGTCTTCCCACATCTGGCGCAGCTCAGGGGTGGTCAGCACGGTGGCCACCACCTTGCCGCCGTGTACCGGCGGGTTGGAGTAGTTGGTGCGCACCACGCGCTTGAGTTGCGACATCAGGCGGGCCGCCTCTTCCGAGCTGGCGGCCACCACGCTCAGCGCGCCCACGCGCTCGCCGTACAGCGAGAACGATTTCGAGAACGAGTTCGACACCAGCAACGGACCGCCGGCTGCGGCGAAGCGACGCACCACGGCGCCGTCTTCGTCGATGCCCGCGCCGAAGCCCTGGTAGGCCATGTCCAGGAACGGCACCAGGCCGCCGGCGGTGACGGCGGCGATCACTTCATCCCACTGGGCCGAGGTCAGGTCGGCGCCGGTCGGGTTGTGGCAGCAGGCGTGCAGCAGCACGATGGCGCCGCGCGGCATGGCTTGGATGTCGGCGATCATGCCGGCGAAGTTGACGCCGTGGGTGGCCGAATCAAAATAAGCGTAGTTATTGACTTTAAAACCGGCGCTCTCGAACAGGGCGCGGTGGTTTTCCCAGCTCGGATCGCTGATGTAGACGTCCGAATCCGGCGCGAAGCGCTTCAAAAAGTCGGCGCCGATCTTCAGTGCGCCGGTGCCGCCGATGGCTTGCACGGTGACTGCGCGCTTCTCTTGCAACACAGCGCTGTCGGCACCAAATACCAGCTCTTGCACCGCCTTGTCGTAGGCAGCCAGGCCTTCGATCGGCAGATAGGTGCGCGGGCTCGGCGTGGCGATCAGGATTTCTTCCGCTTTCTGTACGCACGATAGCAGCGGCACTTTACCGTTGTCGTCATAATAAACACCGACACCCAGATTAATCTTCTGAGGATTCTGGTCGGCGTTAAAGGCTTCGGTAATACCCAGGATAGGGTCGCGTGGTGCCATGTCGATGGCGCTGAACAAGCTAGGATTCGTCATGATAAGATTGGATTCGATTGGAAGCGGTTCGCAGCAGAGATGTATAGACAGCGCCCTTAAAATACCGACTTCAGGCCGCTGGCAGGCCGTTATTCTAACAAAGGTCTGAACAAGATGGCTGATTTACCTGTAGCAGAATTCCCCAAGGCAACCGTGGTGACGTTCCCCGATTCGCCCTTCAAATTACACCAGCCCTTCCCGCCCGCCGGCGACCAACCGGCCGCGATCGACCAGCTGTGCGAAGGCATCGACGACGGCCTGTTTTTCCAGACGCTGCTGGGCGTCACCGGTTCCGGCAAAACCTACACCATGGCCAACGTGATCGCCCGCAAGGGCCGTCCGGCCATCGTCTTCGCGCCCAACAAAACGCTGGCCGCGCAGCTGTATTCCGAGTTCCGCGAATTCTTCCCGGAGAATGCGGTCGAGTACTTCGTATCCTACTACGACTACTACCAGCCGGAAGCCTACGTGCCGCAGCGCGACCTGTTCATTGAAAAGGATTCGTCCATCAATGAGCACATCGAGCAGATGCGCCTGTCGTGCACCAAGTCGCTGATGGAGCGGCGCGACGTGGTGATCGTGGCCACTGTGTCGGCCATCTACGGTATCGGTAATCCCAACGAATACCACCAGATGATTCTGACCTTGCGCGCCAAGGATCGCGTCTCGCAACGCGACATCATCGCGCGCCTGATCCAGATGCAGTACACGCGCAACGAAGTCGACTTCGGACGCGGCACCTTCCGCGTGCGCGGCGATACGCTTGATATTTTCCCGGCCGAGAATGCCGACCTCGCGGTGCGCCTCGACCTGTTCGGCGACGAGCTGGAATCGATCCAGCTGTTCGATCCGCTGACCGGGCGCGTGAAGCAGAAGATTCCGCGCTTCACCGTCTATCCAGGCTCGCACTACGTCACGCCGCGTTCGACCGTGCTGCGCGCGATCGAGACCATCAAGCTGGAGCTGCGCGAGCGGCTGGAGTTCTTCCGCAAGGAAAACAAGCTGATCGAAGAGCAGCGCCTGGAACAGCGCACCCGTTTCGACCTCGAGATGATGGCTGAAATCGGCTTCACCAAGGGCATCGAAAATTACTCGCGCCACCTGAGCGGCGCCATGCCGGGCGAACCGCCGCCGACGCTGGTGGACTACCTGCCGAAGGACGCATTGATGTTCCTTGATGAGTCGCACGTGCTGGTGGGGCAGCTCAGCGCCATGTACAACGGCGACCGTTCGCGCAAGACCAACCTGGTGGACTACGGCTTCCGCCTGCCA is a genomic window containing:
- the uvrB gene encoding excinuclease ABC subunit UvrB → MADLPVAEFPKATVVTFPDSPFKLHQPFPPAGDQPAAIDQLCEGIDDGLFFQTLLGVTGSGKTYTMANVIARKGRPAIVFAPNKTLAAQLYSEFREFFPENAVEYFVSYYDYYQPEAYVPQRDLFIEKDSSINEHIEQMRLSCTKSLMERRDVVIVATVSAIYGIGNPNEYHQMILTLRAKDRVSQRDIIARLIQMQYTRNEVDFGRGTFRVRGDTLDIFPAENADLAVRLDLFGDELESIQLFDPLTGRVKQKIPRFTVYPGSHYVTPRSTVLRAIETIKLELRERLEFFRKENKLIEEQRLEQRTRFDLEMMAEIGFTKGIENYSRHLSGAMPGEPPPTLVDYLPKDALMFLDESHVLVGQLSAMYNGDRSRKTNLVDYGFRLPSALDNRPLKFEEFEGKMRQTIFVSATPADYEKTHADQVVEQVVRPTGLVDPLVIVRPALSQVDDLMSEITDRVAKNERVLVTTLTKRMSEQLTEYLSDHGIKVRYLHSDIETVERVELLRDLRIGTFDVLVGINLLREGLDLPEVSLVAILDADKEGFLRSDRSLIQTIGRAARNLNGVAILYADRMTDSMQRAIGETERRRAKQIAFNEANGIVPRGVKKIIKDMIDGVYSEKSAKEVLEVAQETAKYESMSEKQISKEIKRLEKAMLDHAKNLEFEKAAQVRDQLHHLKQQLFGAPGGDNIA